In Allocoprobacillus halotolerans, a genomic segment contains:
- the accC gene encoding acetyl-CoA carboxylase biotin carboxylase subunit, translating to MIEKLLIANRGEIAVRIIRTCKEMGIQTVAVYSTADRQSLHVQLADESVCIGGPLANDSYLNMNAIIQAACNIGCDAIHPGFGFLSENSQFARLVIQCGLIWVGPSPEIIDMLGNKSAARKMMKEAGVPVIPGSKEVVETVEHGKEIASRIGYPVMIKASNGGGGRGMRVVSHEDEFETQYQNAKAEAKACFGDDDVYLEKLIENPKHIEVQVIGDQHGNVIHLFERDCSFQRRHQKMIEEAPCHILKKDVRQKLFEDALKACRHVGYNSVGTIEFLLDKHGNYYFVEMNTRIQVEHPITEMICGVDLIKLQLKVAGGLKLPYKQEDIQQNGYALECRINAEDMNRDFAPTPGKITFMHLPGGRGVRVDSAMYSGCEISPYYDSMILKLITFAPTRLECIKKMRAALSEVIIDGISTNTKFHYYVLHSKEFIEGSYDTSFCEAFIKELKENGSIV from the coding sequence GTGATTGAAAAATTATTAATTGCCAATCGTGGTGAGATTGCAGTCAGAATTATTCGTACATGTAAAGAAATGGGAATTCAAACAGTGGCTGTTTATTCGACTGCTGATCGACAATCTTTACATGTGCAATTGGCTGATGAATCAGTGTGTATTGGTGGACCACTCGCCAATGATTCTTATTTAAATATGAATGCGATTATTCAAGCTGCATGTAATATAGGCTGTGATGCGATTCATCCAGGTTTTGGGTTCTTAAGTGAAAATAGCCAATTTGCTAGATTAGTTATCCAATGTGGGTTGATTTGGGTTGGACCATCACCAGAAATTATCGATATGCTAGGAAATAAGTCGGCGGCTAGAAAAATGATGAAAGAGGCTGGTGTTCCAGTAATCCCAGGTTCTAAAGAAGTTGTTGAAACTGTAGAACATGGAAAAGAGATTGCCAGTCGCATTGGTTATCCAGTCATGATTAAAGCCAGCAATGGTGGCGGTGGACGTGGTATGCGTGTTGTAAGTCATGAAGATGAATTTGAAACACAGTATCAAAATGCCAAAGCAGAAGCTAAAGCATGCTTTGGGGATGATGATGTTTATTTAGAGAAGTTGATTGAAAATCCTAAACACATTGAAGTTCAGGTGATTGGAGATCAACATGGTAATGTTATTCATTTATTTGAAAGAGATTGCTCATTCCAAAGACGTCATCAAAAAATGATTGAAGAAGCACCATGTCATATCTTAAAGAAAGATGTACGTCAAAAGTTATTTGAAGATGCTTTGAAAGCTTGTCGTCATGTTGGCTATAACAGTGTGGGAACAATTGAGTTTTTATTAGATAAACATGGAAATTATTATTTCGTGGAAATGAACACACGTATTCAAGTTGAACATCCAATTACAGAAATGATTTGTGGTGTTGATTTGATTAAATTACAGTTAAAAGTGGCTGGTGGGTTGAAGTTACCTTATAAACAAGAAGATATTCAACAAAATGGTTATGCTTTAGAATGTCGTATTAATGCTGAGGATATGAATCGTGATTTTGCACCAACACCAGGAAAAATTACATTTATGCATTTGCCAGGTGGACGTGGTGTCCGTGTGGATAGTGCTATGTATAGTGGTTGTGAAATATCGCCTTATTATGATTCAATGATTTTGAAATTAATCACTTTTGCCCCAACACGTTTAGAATGTATTAAAAAAATGCGTGCAGCTTTAAGTGAAGTGATTATTGATGGTATTTCTACCAATACAAAATTTCATTACTATGTGCTTCATTCTAAAGAATTTATTGAAGGAAGTTATGATACAAGTTTTTGTGAAGCGTTTATAAAGGAGTTGAAAGAGAATGGATCAATTGTTTAA
- the accD gene encoding acetyl-CoA carboxylase, carboxyltransferase subunit beta codes for MPENIFKQCDHCHESIPYFSLIENDYVCPKCGHHMKISARQRIRDFIDEGSWREYFEKDITKNIENFPGYDSKLKKAQMSTGMNEAVICGIGKINQSGVVLCVMDSRFMMGSMGKVVGEKICKGVELASRKKLPLIISCTSGGARMQEGIDSLMQMAKISAALKRFSNQGGLYIALLTHPTTGGVSASFAMLGDIIIAEPQAMIGFAGKRVIQDTIKQELPEGFQTAEFLLEKGFIDMIVQRHDLKNVISDLLKLHGGKL; via the coding sequence ATTCCAGAAAATATTTTTAAGCAATGTGATCATTGTCATGAATCTATTCCTTATTTTTCATTGATTGAAAATGATTATGTTTGTCCAAAATGTGGTCATCATATGAAAATTAGTGCCAGACAACGTATTCGTGACTTCATTGATGAAGGGTCTTGGCGTGAATATTTTGAAAAAGATATAACAAAGAATATTGAAAATTTTCCAGGATATGATAGTAAATTAAAAAAAGCTCAAATGTCAACAGGTATGAATGAAGCTGTGATTTGTGGAATTGGTAAAATCAATCAAAGTGGTGTTGTTTTATGTGTCATGGACTCTCGTTTTATGATGGGGAGTATGGGAAAAGTTGTTGGTGAAAAGATTTGTAAAGGTGTTGAACTTGCATCACGTAAAAAGTTGCCATTAATCATCAGTTGTACAAGTGGTGGAGCCAGAATGCAAGAGGGTATAGACTCATTGATGCAAATGGCAAAAATCAGTGCTGCTTTAAAACGCTTTTCTAATCAAGGTGGTTTATATATTGCTTTATTAACACATCCAACAACAGGTGGAGTCAGTGCCAGCTTTGCCATGTTAGGTGATATTATTATTGCAGAACCACAAGCTATGATTGGTTTTGCTGGAAAACGTGTGATTCAAGATACAATTAAACAAGAATTACCTGAAGGTTTTCAAACAGCTGAGTTTTTACTCGAAAAAGGTTTTATTGATATGATTGTTCAAAGACATGATTTGAAAAATGTTATTTCAGATTTATTAAAGTTACATGGAGGAAAATTATGA
- a CDS encoding acetyl-CoA carboxylase carboxyltransferase subunit alpha: protein MSLIDNEKKIKELQAKRALTQDQKEFDELSLQIDNLTKETYQNLTAWDRVSIARHPSRPKASDFIEGLFDHFYELHGDRRYGDDQAIIGGIGCFHSMAVTVIAQAKGKTLEENLNRHFGMCNPEGYRKALRLAKQAEKFHRPIITFVDTAGAYPGIEAEERGQAQAIAESLYVFSDLKTPVICVVLSEGESGGALALSVADRICMLENAIYSVLSPEGFASILWKDDSRVQEAAEVMKLTSYDLYEKGIVDHLVKEPTGGMQNDLKLVLDNIDQYLQKELDILTHTKEKDLLEKRYHKFRKMGLMS, encoded by the coding sequence ATGAGCCTCATAGATAATGAAAAGAAGATAAAAGAGTTACAGGCCAAAAGAGCCTTAACGCAAGATCAAAAAGAATTTGATGAATTATCTTTACAAATAGATAATTTAACAAAAGAAACATATCAGAATTTAACGGCTTGGGATCGTGTGTCTATTGCTAGACATCCATCACGACCTAAAGCCAGTGATTTTATTGAGGGATTGTTTGATCATTTCTATGAATTGCATGGGGATAGACGTTATGGAGATGATCAGGCCATTATTGGGGGAATTGGTTGTTTTCATTCAATGGCAGTGACAGTGATTGCACAGGCCAAAGGAAAGACTTTGGAAGAAAATTTAAATAGACATTTTGGAATGTGTAATCCAGAAGGTTATCGTAAGGCTTTAAGACTTGCGAAACAAGCTGAAAAGTTTCATCGACCAATTATTACTTTTGTCGATACAGCTGGAGCTTATCCTGGTATTGAAGCTGAGGAGAGAGGTCAGGCACAGGCCATTGCTGAAAGCTTATATGTTTTCTCTGATTTAAAAACACCAGTGATTTGTGTGGTTTTATCAGAAGGCGAAAGCGGTGGGGCTTTGGCTTTAAGTGTTGCCGATCGTATTTGTATGTTAGAAAATGCCATTTATTCAGTGTTATCACCTGAAGGTTTTGCAAGTATTTTATGGAAAGATGATAGTCGTGTTCAAGAAGCAGCTGAAGTCATGAAATTAACATCTTATGATCTTTATGAAAAAGGGATTGTTGATCATTTGGTGAAAGAACCAACAGGTGGTATGCAAAATGATTTAAAACTTGTATTAGATAATATAGATCAGTATTTACAAAAAGAATTAGATATTTTAACACACACAAAAGAAAAAGATTTATTGGAAAAACGTTATCATAAATTCCGTAAAATGGGATTGATGTCATGA
- a CDS encoding beta-ketoacyl-ACP synthase III has product MDTSDKWIIQRTGISSRYVSETENTSDLAYQASLQAIEDANIQREDIDVIIVATMTPDCMTPSTACLVQAKLGLNDCPIFAFDINGACSGFLYAFQIASDLLSRYEHILVIGSETISKMIDWNDRSTCVLFGDGAGAMILGRGATQLYHYANSEGDTQQVLQADGLSLVQDLQNNEPSTHYLNMKGNDVFRFAVKVLKESIEHVLAQSNLTMDDIDLVIPHQANYRIISHVAKKMKVDLSKFYMNLQEFGNTSAASIPIAYAMAQREGKIPANGRVILVGFGAGLTYGATLIDNRGGQ; this is encoded by the coding sequence GTGGACACAAGTGATAAATGGATTATACAAAGAACGGGTATTTCATCACGTTATGTCAGTGAAACTGAAAATACAAGTGATTTAGCCTATCAAGCAAGTTTACAGGCGATTGAAGATGCGAATATTCAAAGAGAAGATATTGATGTGATTATTGTTGCGACAATGACACCGGATTGTATGACACCTTCAACAGCTTGTCTTGTCCAAGCGAAGCTTGGTTTAAATGATTGTCCAATTTTTGCATTTGATATTAACGGAGCTTGCAGTGGCTTTTTATATGCTTTCCAGATTGCCAGTGATTTATTAAGCAGATATGAACATATTCTGGTGATTGGAAGTGAAACAATTAGTAAAATGATTGATTGGAATGATCGTTCAACTTGTGTTCTATTTGGGGATGGAGCCGGTGCGATGATTCTTGGTCGTGGAGCAACTCAGTTATATCACTATGCTAATAGTGAAGGAGATACTCAGCAAGTATTACAAGCTGATGGTTTATCATTGGTTCAAGATTTACAAAACAATGAACCATCAACACATTATTTAAATATGAAAGGTAATGATGTGTTTAGATTTGCAGTGAAGGTTTTAAAAGAATCGATTGAACATGTTTTGGCACAGTCTAATCTAACAATGGATGATATTGATTTGGTCATTCCACATCAAGCTAATTATCGTATTATCAGTCATGTTGCGAAAAAGATGAAAGTTGATCTTTCCAAATTTTATATGAATCTTCAAGAGTTTGGAAATACTTCAGCAGCAAGTATTCCAATTGCCTATGCCATGGCACAAAGAGAAGGAAAAATACCAGCCAATGGACGTGTGATTCTGGTTGGTTTTGGAGCTGGATTAACTTATGGTGCAACTCTTATTGACAATAGAGGAGGACAATAA
- a CDS encoding NAD(P)H-dependent flavin oxidoreductase, which produces MIQIQERLMKLPIIQGGMGVGISLSSLAGHVAKCGAMGVISAAHPGYNYEGFRKDPVGVNCQALKDHIHHAKEIAKGNGLIGVNIMVASQNYEAFVKASIEGGCDAIISGAGLPLDLPKHAKGKALLAPIVSSGKAIKLIARVWDKRYQYTPDFVVIEGSEAGGHLGFKKEDLLAKTYQKLSDILSDVKKELKVWEEKYKKTIPVFVAGGIDSGKKMAEFIKLGATGVQIATPFIATYECDASQPFKDMIIQCSEEDIELVSSPAGLPGRAIVNDFVKKTRQTGDICMKNCLHCMIPCTPEKTPYCISEALIQSVKGNVQQGLVFVGSQAARIHEMKHVDQVIQEYMDEMEENL; this is translated from the coding sequence ATGATTCAAATACAAGAACGTTTGATGAAACTTCCCATTATTCAAGGTGGTATGGGTGTTGGTATTTCTTTATCATCACTAGCTGGACACGTGGCGAAATGTGGAGCAATGGGTGTGATTAGTGCCGCTCATCCTGGTTATAACTATGAAGGATTTAGAAAAGACCCTGTAGGTGTGAATTGTCAAGCATTAAAAGATCATATTCATCATGCCAAAGAAATTGCCAAAGGCAATGGTTTGATTGGTGTCAATATTATGGTAGCCAGTCAAAATTATGAAGCTTTTGTGAAAGCTTCAATTGAAGGTGGTTGTGATGCGATTATATCAGGTGCAGGATTACCTTTAGATTTACCTAAACATGCCAAAGGAAAAGCTTTGCTAGCACCGATTGTATCAAGTGGTAAAGCGATAAAACTGATCGCGAGAGTTTGGGATAAACGTTATCAGTATACACCTGATTTTGTAGTGATTGAAGGCAGTGAAGCTGGTGGACATCTTGGTTTTAAAAAAGAAGATTTATTAGCGAAAACATATCAAAAACTAAGTGATATTTTATCAGATGTGAAAAAAGAATTAAAAGTCTGGGAAGAAAAATATAAAAAGACAATTCCTGTCTTTGTGGCAGGTGGTATTGATTCAGGTAAAAAAATGGCTGAATTCATTAAACTTGGTGCTACCGGTGTTCAAATAGCTACACCATTTATTGCCACATACGAATGTGATGCTTCGCAACCATTTAAAGATATGATTATTCAATGTAGTGAAGAAGATATCGAACTTGTTTCTAGTCCAGCTGGACTTCCTGGTCGTGCGATTGTCAATGACTTTGTGAAAAAAACAAGACAAACGGGCGATATTTGTATGAAAAACTGTTTACATTGTATGATTCCTTGTACGCCTGAAAAGACACCTTATTGTATCAGTGAGGCTTTAATTCAAAGTGTCAAAGGAAATGTGCAACAAGGACTTGTCTTTGTGGGAAGTCAGGCAGCACGTATTCATGAAATGAAACATGTTGATCAAGTGATTCAAGAATATATGGATGAAATGGAGGAAAATCTATGA
- the fabD gene encoding ACP S-malonyltransferase, whose product MKIGMIFAGQGSQYVGMAHEFYDAFPEAKDVFDQVNIDIDVKKVCFEGPEDVLNETSYAQPCILTTSLAIAKVIEAHGIRPDYVAGLSLGEYSALAYAGAFDIQDAISIVRRRGQIMSEALLAGTTSMAAVLAMDALKIQEVIEPIDGVTIANYNCPGQIVITGTKEAVELASEKLKEVGAKRVIPLKVSGAFHSPLLEEASHQLKDELEKYEIHQPNIPVIYNVSGKEEDRDLIEILTQQIKSSVYFYQSIQYMIENGVEAFVEIGPGKALSAFVKKTDRSVPVYSVDSIEGLNQMLGALKNG is encoded by the coding sequence ATGAAAATAGGAATGATTTTTGCCGGACAAGGCAGTCAATATGTTGGTATGGCCCACGAATTCTATGATGCTTTTCCAGAAGCAAAAGATGTTTTTGATCAAGTTAACATCGATATTGATGTGAAAAAAGTATGTTTTGAAGGACCAGAAGATGTTTTGAATGAAACATCATATGCACAACCATGTATTTTAACAACATCTTTAGCAATTGCGAAAGTCATTGAAGCACATGGTATTCGTCCAGATTATGTAGCTGGTTTATCTTTGGGTGAATATTCAGCTTTAGCTTATGCAGGAGCTTTTGATATTCAAGATGCGATTTCAATCGTTAGACGTCGTGGACAAATCATGAGTGAAGCCTTACTGGCAGGAACAACATCAATGGCAGCTGTTTTAGCCATGGATGCTTTGAAGATTCAAGAAGTGATTGAACCTATTGATGGTGTGACTATTGCGAATTACAATTGTCCAGGACAAATTGTCATTACAGGGACAAAGGAAGCTGTTGAATTAGCTTCAGAAAAATTAAAAGAAGTTGGAGCAAAACGTGTTATTCCATTAAAAGTATCTGGTGCATTCCATTCTCCATTATTAGAAGAAGCTTCTCATCAATTAAAAGATGAATTAGAAAAATATGAGATTCATCAGCCAAATATTCCAGTGATTTATAATGTATCTGGAAAAGAAGAAGATCGTGATTTAATTGAGATTTTAACTCAACAAATCAAATCAAGTGTTTATTTTTATCAATCTATTCAATATATGATTGAAAATGGAGTAGAAGCTTTTGTAGAAATTGGACCAGGAAAAGCATTGAGTGCATTTGTGAAAAAGACAGATAGAAGTGTTCCAGTTTATAGTGTTGATAGTATTGAAGGATTAAATCAAATGTTGGGAGCGTTAAAAAATGGGTAA
- the fabG gene encoding 3-oxoacyl-[acyl-carrier-protein] reductase, giving the protein MGKVALITGASRGIGKAIALKFANEGYDIAINYIGNPDEALEVQKECQAFGVQAIIHEGDVTDYEAMDEMMKTVLEKLGSIDVLVNNSGITKDQLLLKMNTQSFMDVIDVNLKGTFNAIKAVSRIMMKQRSGVIINMASVIGIIGNVGQANYAASKAGVIALTKSVAKELAPRHIRANAIAPGFIATKMTDVLSDDTKTAILNNIPLQHMGEPEDVANVVYFLASDQAKYITGQVINVDGGMVM; this is encoded by the coding sequence ATGGGTAAAGTTGCATTAATTACAGGAGCTAGTCGTGGAATTGGAAAAGCCATCGCTTTAAAATTTGCAAATGAAGGTTATGATATAGCGATTAATTATATTGGAAATCCAGATGAAGCTTTAGAAGTCCAAAAAGAATGTCAAGCTTTTGGGGTACAGGCCATCATTCATGAAGGTGATGTTACTGATTATGAAGCAATGGATGAAATGATGAAAACAGTTTTAGAAAAATTAGGGTCTATTGATGTTTTGGTTAATAATTCAGGGATTACAAAAGATCAATTATTATTAAAAATGAATACACAATCATTTATGGATGTTATTGATGTGAACTTAAAAGGAACTTTTAATGCGATTAAAGCTGTTTCACGTATTATGATGAAACAAAGATCTGGTGTTATTATCAATATGGCAAGTGTGATTGGTATTATTGGAAATGTTGGTCAAGCCAACTATGCAGCTAGTAAAGCAGGTGTTATTGCTTTAACAAAATCAGTGGCTAAAGAATTGGCTCCTCGTCATATTCGTGCCAATGCGATTGCACCAGGGTTTATTGCGACAAAAATGACAGATGTTTTAAGTGATGATACAAAAACAGCAATTTTAAATAATATTCCTTTACAACATATGGGTGAACCTGAAGATGTTGCCAATGTCGTATACTTTTTAGCAAGTGATCAGGCAAAATATATTACTGGTCAAGTCATCAATGTGGATGGCGGAATGGTCATGTAA
- the fabF gene encoding beta-ketoacyl-ACP synthase II, which produces MMKRRVVVTGMGAVSPIGNTVDETWNGILNQVCGIDEITHFDTSDYKVKLAGEVKGLDFESYFTKRELKFNDRFTQFARIVAKQAIADAKLDLESINRQRFGVIIGSGIGGVESIEKAEQNLLNRGSSKVSPYFIPMTLINLAAGSVAIDLGAKGYVSSVVTACAAGTNAIGEAFHKIRDGYEDVMVAGGSEASITPLSVAGFASMKALHTGDDKERASIPFDKDRSGFVMGEGAAVLVLEELQHALDRNATIYGEVVGYGATCDAYHITAPLADGTGGGEAIKQALNDASLQPSDIDYINAHGTSTPLNDKTETTAVKYAFGEDAYHLAMSSTKSYTGHLLGASGALESVICVKALQDGYIPATIHYQNKDEDCDLDIVANEGRQQDIHYAMNNSLGFGGHNASLIFKKWED; this is translated from the coding sequence ATGATGAAAAGAAGAGTTGTCGTTACAGGTATGGGTGCTGTGTCACCTATTGGAAATACTGTTGATGAAACATGGAATGGAATTTTAAATCAAGTATGTGGAATAGATGAAATTACACATTTTGATACAAGTGATTATAAAGTCAAATTAGCAGGAGAAGTCAAAGGTTTAGATTTTGAAAGCTATTTTACAAAAAGAGAATTAAAGTTTAATGATCGTTTTACACAATTTGCTAGAATTGTTGCGAAACAAGCCATAGCTGATGCGAAGTTAGATTTAGAATCAATCAATCGTCAACGTTTTGGTGTCATAATTGGTAGTGGTATTGGTGGTGTGGAATCTATTGAAAAAGCCGAGCAAAATTTATTAAATAGAGGATCATCAAAAGTTTCACCATACTTTATTCCAATGACTTTAATTAATTTGGCAGCTGGTAGTGTTGCGATTGATTTAGGAGCTAAGGGTTATGTATCTTCTGTTGTTACAGCATGTGCTGCTGGAACAAATGCGATTGGAGAAGCTTTCCATAAAATTAGAGATGGCTATGAAGATGTTATGGTAGCAGGTGGAAGTGAAGCTTCGATTACACCATTATCTGTAGCTGGATTTGCTTCAATGAAAGCATTACACACAGGTGATGATAAAGAACGTGCTTCTATTCCATTTGATAAAGATCGTAGTGGTTTTGTCATGGGTGAAGGGGCTGCTGTTCTTGTGTTAGAAGAATTACAACATGCATTAGATAGAAATGCAACAATCTATGGTGAAGTTGTAGGTTATGGAGCAACTTGTGATGCGTATCATATTACAGCTCCATTAGCTGATGGAACAGGTGGTGGCGAAGCGATAAAACAAGCTTTAAATGATGCCTCTTTACAACCATCTGATATTGATTATATTAATGCGCATGGAACTTCTACACCATTAAATGATAAAACAGAAACAACTGCTGTCAAATATGCTTTTGGTGAAGATGCATATCATCTTGCAATGTCTTCAACAAAATCATATACAGGACATTTATTAGGTGCCAGTGGTGCTTTAGAATCAGTGATTTGTGTCAAAGCTTTACAGGATGGATATATTCCAGCAACGATTCATTATCAAAATAAAGATGAAGATTGTGATTTGGATATTGTCGCTAATGAAGGTAGACAACAAGATATTCATTATGCAATGAATAACTCTTTAGGATTTGGTGGACATAATGCTTCATTAATCTTTAAAAAATGGGAGGATTAA
- the fabZ gene encoding 3-hydroxyacyl-ACP dehydratase FabZ, with the protein MLYNSNDIQKIIPHRYPFLLVDCIESISEDGKTIVGKKCVTANEMQFLGHFPEKHVMPGVLIIEALAQTGCVLLLSKEENKGKIGFFAGINKARFKRQVIPGDVLTMTVTLTKEKGGIYFASVQAKVEDEVTVTGEIMCAVGE; encoded by the coding sequence ATGTTATATAATTCTAATGATATTCAAAAAATTATTCCCCATCGTTATCCATTTTTACTTGTTGATTGTATTGAAAGCATTAGTGAAGATGGAAAAACAATTGTTGGGAAAAAATGTGTCACAGCAAACGAAATGCAGTTTTTAGGGCATTTCCCTGAAAAACACGTGATGCCTGGTGTTTTAATTATTGAAGCATTGGCTCAAACAGGATGTGTATTGTTGCTTTCTAAAGAAGAAAACAAAGGTAAAATTGGATTCTTTGCAGGAATTAATAAAGCACGTTTTAAAAGACAAGTGATTCCTGGTGATGTCTTAACAATGACTGTCACTTTAACTAAGGAAAAAGGTGGTATTTACTTTGCATCTGTTCAAGCAAAAGTTGAAGATGAAGTCACTGTAACAGGTGAAATTATGTGTGCTGTTGGTGAATAG
- a CDS encoding Fic family protein: protein MSEYKPSFTLSNEILLYVSSISEKIGRITAINHLKLKPHLRKNNRIRSIRSSLKIEANSLSFNQVRDVIKGKIVLGEQKEIQEVKNAYKAYERILEIDPYNIEHLKMFHEIMTKYVVEDSGDFRKGEDGNGRMARLWHTAILSPWKPIFEYIPIESQIEKFQEDYYDAIAKCHEARESTIFIEFMLSQIDKILDDIAIQFHDENEYLPESIKMLLSVMEYDVPYTSKALMEKLGLKSREGFRRNYLQPAIERNLVYMTIPDKPNSKNQRYVKV from the coding sequence ATGAGTGAATATAAACCATCTTTTACGTTGTCAAATGAGATACTTTTATATGTATCATCTATTAGCGAAAAAATTGGACGTATAACAGCTATCAATCATTTGAAATTGAAACCACATTTGAGAAAAAATAATCGCATAAGATCGATTCGTTCATCTTTGAAAATTGAAGCAAATTCGCTTTCTTTTAATCAAGTGAGAGATGTTATTAAGGGCAAAATTGTATTAGGTGAACAAAAAGAAATACAAGAAGTTAAAAATGCTTATAAAGCTTATGAACGCATTTTAGAAATTGATCCTTACAACATTGAGCATTTAAAAATGTTTCATGAGATTATGACAAAATATGTTGTAGAAGATTCGGGTGATTTTCGTAAAGGAGAAGATGGTAATGGACGAATGGCAAGATTGTGGCATACGGCTATTCTTTCTCCGTGGAAACCCATATTTGAATATATTCCTATTGAAAGTCAGATTGAAAAATTTCAGGAAGACTACTATGATGCCATTGCAAAGTGCCATGAGGCAAGAGAATCAACGATTTTTATTGAATTTATGTTGTCACAAATTGATAAAATTTTAGATGATATTGCTATTCAGTTTCATGATGAAAATGAATATTTGCCTGAATCAATTAAAATGTTGCTTTCTGTAATGGAATATGATGTTCCATATACGAGTAAAGCATTAATGGAAAAGCTGGGATTGAAATCAAGAGAAGGGTTTAGGAGAAATTACTTGCAACCGGCAATTGAACGAAATCTTGTTTATATGACAATTCCAGATAAACCAAATAGTAAAAATCAAAGATATGTAAAAGTTTGA
- a CDS encoding RloB family protein has translation MLIVTEGECTEPLYFKGLKKQIEKKIGGHVDIVEAPLINICGSGSSTEKLIDIADQIIKNAKLIYQNIWLVFDKDDFHDFDQAIYKGKNKGYNIAWSNQSFEYWLYLHFQYSDSALHRDIWTNKLDEIFKEYHLGNCTYRKNEENIYDLVNTFDGVNNAIKNAKRRMASFREGIDKPSEYDPGTKVHELVQELKNI, from the coding sequence TTGTTAATTGTCACTGAAGGTGAATGCACTGAACCACTATATTTCAAAGGACTGAAAAAGCAAATCGAAAAGAAAATAGGTGGACATGTAGATATTGTAGAAGCACCTCTTATTAATATTTGTGGGAGTGGGAGTTCAACAGAAAAACTTATAGATATTGCTGATCAAATCATCAAAAATGCTAAACTCATTTATCAAAACATATGGCTTGTCTTTGATAAAGATGATTTTCATGATTTTGATCAAGCAATTTATAAAGGTAAAAACAAAGGCTATAACATAGCATGGAGCAATCAGTCATTTGAATATTGGCTATATCTTCATTTTCAATATAGTGATTCTGCACTTCATAGAGATATTTGGACCAATAAGTTAGATGAAATTTTTAAAGAATATCATTTGGGTAATTGCACTTATAGAAAAAATGAAGAAAACATATATGATCTTGTCAATACTTTTGACGGTGTCAACAATGCTATCAAAAATGCCAAAAGACGAATGGCTTCATTTCGTGAAGGTATTGACAAACCATCTGAATATGATCCAGGTACAAAAGTCCATGAACTTGTCCAAGAATTAAAAAATATTTAG
- a CDS encoding AAA family ATPase — MPSRKRPKKYPLNLYNESQGTIKSILLFIYAKITFTSHKTLFIDELNVKLHPLMLKFFIDLFYNEESQAQLIYTTHDTTLMDKRFFRRDQIWFVQKDEYGYSQLSSLADFKVRSDASFEKDYLAGVYGGIPTFEEFDMEVGE, encoded by the coding sequence ATCCCATCAAGGAAAAGACCAAAAAAATATCCATTAAATCTATACAATGAATCACAAGGAACAATAAAAAGTATTCTTTTATTTATTTATGCAAAAATTACATTCACTTCTCACAAAACGCTATTCATTGATGAACTCAATGTCAAATTACATCCATTAATGTTAAAATTCTTTATTGACTTATTTTATAATGAAGAATCTCAAGCTCAACTTATTTATACAACACATGATACAACATTAATGGATAAAAGATTTTTTAGACGTGATCAAATTTGGTTTGTACAAAAAGATGAATATGGCTATTCACAATTATCATCATTAGCTGATTTCAAAGTGAGATCAGATGCATCATTTGAAAAGGATTATCTCGCTGGTGTATATGGAGGCATTCCAACTTTTGAAGAATTTGATATGGAAGTTGGTGAATAA